A region from the Coffea eugenioides isolate CCC68of chromosome 9, Ceug_1.0, whole genome shotgun sequence genome encodes:
- the LOC113782434 gene encoding uncharacterized protein LOC113782434, which yields MRLQGVTEDHIKLRAFPFSLADKAKDWLFYLPSGSITTWEELKRRFLEKFFPASRAANIRKKICGVRQANVETLYEYWERFKQLCASCPHHQIPDQLLIQYFYEGLSPMDRSMLDAASGGALVNKTTDEATLLISTMAENSQQFGVRADGAIRRVNEVNHSALEGKLSELTSLVRQMARGQLQSVKTCGICAAPGHMTDMCPTLQEDSPEQANIVGDFSGPPPRRNDPFAPNYNPGWRNHPNFSYASKPLGFQQHFQPRPPVQQPSTSNSNMSLEDMVKSLAQSTSQLQQEAQRSQQESHRFQQETRASIRNLEAQMSQLATSMSNLENSNRGKLPSQVIPNPKENASAMQLRSGKEVQSPRRAHAREEEVPRKVEEEEEKQSSEISKKVDIPPPFPSRFTKAKKEESEKEILDTFRKVEINIPLLDAIRQLPKYAKFLKGLCTNRNKLVWMTR from the coding sequence ATGAGACTTCAAGGAGTCACTGAGGACCACATCAAGTTAAGAGCCTTCCCTTTCTCTTTGGCAGATAAGGCTAAAGATTGGTTATTTTACCTGCCATCAGGATCCATCACTACGTGGGAAGAATTGAAGAGAAGATTCCTCGAGAAATTTTTTCCTGCCTCTAGAGCCGCCAatataaggaaaaaaatatgtgGAGTTAGGCAGGCGAATGTGGAAACTCTATATGAGTACTGGGAGCGCTTTAAACAACTGTGTGCCAGTTGCCCACATCATCAAATCCCGGACCAGCTCTTAATACAATATTTCTACGAGGGATTATCACCCATGGATAGGAGCATGTTAGATGCAGCCAGTGGCGGCGCTCTAGTGAACAAGACCACAGACGAAGCCACGTTATTGATCTCCACCATGGCTGAAAATTCCCAACAATTTGGAGTGAGAGCTGATGGAGCAATAAGAAGGGTCAATGAAGTGAATCACTCTGCCTTAGAGGGTAAACTATCTGAGCTTACCTCTCTGGTGCGTCAAATGGCAAGGGGGCAATTACAATCTGTGAAGACTTGTGGTATCTGTGCTGCTCCCGGACACATGACTGACATGTGCCCAACTCTCCAGGAGGATTCACCTGAACAAGCCAACATAGTGGGAGATTTTTCTGGACCACCTCCACGAAGGAATGATCCTTTTGCACCCAATTACAACCCAGGGTGGCGAAATCATCCTAATTTTAGCTATGCTTCAAAACCCCTTGGTTTTCAACAACATTTCCAACCACGGCCACCAGTGCAACAACCATCCACTTCCAATTCAAACATGTCTCTTGAAGATATGGTGAAGTCACTGGCCCAAAGCACGAGTCAATTACAGCAAGAGGCTCAAAGATCTCAACAGGAATCTCACAGATTTCAACAAGAGACTCGTGCTAGCATTAGGAATTTGGAAGCACAAATGTCCCAATTGGCAACTTCCATGAGCAACCTGGAAAATAGCAATAGAGGGAAATTACCATCTCAAGTAATTCCTAATCCCAAGGAGAATGCCAGTGCAATGCAATTACGGAGTGGCAAGGAGGTACAGTCTcctaggcgtgcccacgccagagaAGAAGAAGTGCCCAGGAAGgtggaagaggaagaagagaaacAATCCTCTGAAATCTCAAAGAAAGTTGACATTCCTCCtccttttcctagcaggttTACAAAAGCTAAAAAAGAAGAATCTGAAAAAGAGATTTTGGACACCTTCAGGAAAGTGGAGATCAATATTCCTCTGCTGGATGCTATTAGGCAATTGCCTaaatatgctaaatttttgaagggcTTATGCACTAATCGCAATAAGTTAGTCTGGATGACAAGGTGA